Genomic window (Capsicum annuum cultivar UCD-10X-F1 chromosome 10, UCD10Xv1.1, whole genome shotgun sequence):
ACATTTAATATTTCTAGTGGTTGATTTTGGAATTCCTTGCAAAATAATAATAGTGAAAGAAATTTAACCAAAAAAGCACCAGTGGATCATTGGAAAACATAAAGCTAATTGCAAAAATTTAAATGCTAACACGATTGATGCTAGCAAATGTCGTATATGTAATATTGCAGGTAACATTGGATTTATTTACATATGACACAAAATACGTGATGACAAATGATACATTCTCTTGGATACACTAAAGTATCAGTAGTGGTTGAAGTATTCACATATTGACTAATGTATTTTCCATCCATTGCATAGTTCTCTTCTTAACCTCTTCTTAGCTATAAAGTAAATGTACAATTAAGAAGTACTTCCTTGCAAATCTATATGTACATTTTCGATGGCAACAACTCTGTTGTCAATTACTtatcctcttgatttcataaagTTGTGCTTAACATGGTGATGAAGGGTTTTGCATAGTTGCTATGGAGAAGTAGCTCCTTTTGAGTGTCACTCCTATTTGATCTACAACATACAGTTTTCATGAAAAGTTTGATATCAATCTGTAATTTCCAATTCCAGGCAATCCTAGTGAATCGACATACTTAAAAATTGCTTGAATATTGTCTGTAGATGAGAAGCGCTGCTCTCTCCTCTCAAAATCGAATTGCAGTCTACATAAATTCATCAAGAAAAGTGAGTATCCACGCAGGGTACATGCTTATCAATATGCCATGAATTTAAGATATATACACCAATAGAGTAATTTAACATGTTACTATCATTTATTCCAAGTTAATAATCATGCTTATTAAAATAGAGGCACTTACAATTACCATACATTGTCAATACAAATTTCAATACTTAATTCAACCAGCATTCAGAGCATTAAATCTAGCAGTAAAAGTTGGTTGTCCTCCCTATCGTTCTCTTTGGGTATcacatatgttttgaaagaaaaattatccCAGAACATATAATTTTCAgaagttcaaattttttttatccttAGCTACCTCAGGAAACACAATGTGATGACCTTCCAAACCCAGAAATAACGTAATATACATTGAAACATAATCAGATACAGCAATGTCTGTTAAGTGTAAATACCACAATTTGTtagtcaaaactcaaaataataaaaagtgataGCCTGATTTAGAATCAAGAAAGTTGCTTTGAAGAATGTTATTGAATTTAGAGAGAACACTAAATGTGATGCTaagtaaacaaaacaaaaatgcatGATACAGATTATATAGTTACTATACTGTCAAACTGAGTAATAATTCATACCCTTAGTTTGTTTAAATTATCACAGACATGTCGCCATTAAGCAAGTTATACCATCCACTACATCTTCTTGAAATAACTGCGTCTAGCTCAAGATTTCCATTTTCCTAAAGTTATTCCAATTGGTCATGTTCCACTAACTTCCTTCTTGTACAACACAATTACCAATCAGTTATTATTGTCAGGATTCAACTTGATAAGGAAATTAAGAAGTATGCAAAATGTATACCATTATCAAATCTCTAAAGCACTGAAGCATACCAGTTAAGTTTTGAGGAGTCGGTGGTTGCgcatttttaactttttgaagaTAAGATGAAATTCGACTTGGGATTTAGGGAGATCTCACAGTTTCACAaccaaaaagattaaaaaaaaataatttgaatattcTAACGTATATAAAAAAGGCATAATAGATACTGTGAAAAATGAACTATATAATTCATAGAGTTCTCTTCAACTGCTTGGTGTATAAGCActacaaaatcaataaatataagaaggagaaaaaatacaaataattgcATATCTCTAAATAAGGTAGCCAATTATTTTATGATACACTCTCATCTTACAACAAATACAACATTCATAGAATAAGTTGAGCACAACACAACTACAAGGTGCAGAGTTTAAGATTTCTAATCATAATGATTTTCAACTGATCAGAAAGAGAAATAAAGTTTGTTAAAAACACTAAAAAGTAAGGAGTCAGTTTCTTTATTCACTTCATTTCGTCTACTTTCAGGCCCCAACAAAGTTCTTCGTCTTTCTTTTCTATTCACTgctttttcttgtgttttttgaatctttgttttatttggttttgcTCTTTCTTTGTGTTTCAATGGATCATAACTGAATCTCTTATAACACATTGTTAAAAAGGTGCATTCTAAATGAAATTATCAAAGCAGGTGAAAGGTCTGGTGTTTGAGCTTTTTCTTGTGTTAGTAATCATGCAGTTATTCCTTCAATTCATATAAGCGATAAACTTTATGACTTCTTAGGGATCATGTTGTATCTTAGCATATAAACTTTAGTTCACTCTGAAAAACTGGAGAAGTGCACAAGAGATATCATCACCGTCTTCGACTTCTTGAATATCTAAATCTGCTCAATAATTTTAAATGACAAGTATTCAAACTTCAAGTTTTAAGAATTCGAAGGCAAGAAAGATATCTATTTTTCCACTCTAGATTCATTCTCAAGTATTTTTTTCTAATCCCAAGACATGTAAATTATAAACATATTTTTGTAGATGTTAACTCTATTCCATTATCCAGAAAAGACTCTACATGGGATGAAATTGGTTTTTGAGATATCAATTGAGCTTTGATTTCAGGGATGGACCAAACAATGGGAAGGTTCCAAATACAATGGTGCACACTAAACAAAGTACATGGAAGCTCATTGAGTGAAGTTGATATTCATAGATCAAGTTGCCCAATCTATTTGTCCATCAATCTGAAAAACCTAATGTGAAACTACATATACTTCGATTAAGTGATCCATcgatttgaaaattttaagatttccaatttcaaaaataaaaggtaaaatctcaaattccatattGAAAACAACAAGTGAAACTAAAAACATGCAACGCTCAAAAGAATTAAAAGCGACCACAAATGACCAATAAGAGATAAAAGAGCTGGTATTTCTACTAATTAATTAACTTTCATTATTTGTCTGTTTACATGAAGCCAATTGATAATACATGCAGCAACAACTgtgaaaagaaattaaaacagAGATAtggttaaaaaaaatagaagaaatgaaAAGATAAAGTAACCATTTTTGCACCTCTATATAGCAAGAAAATCGATAAGTCACGGGTGAAATTCATCAAAAGCCaccaaaaatagaacaaaaagcaAATTAGAAGGAGGAGTAAGCCCCGAAATACTTTACCATATTTGAATAGAAAAGAGGAGGATGAAAGCAAAAGCAAATAAGAAGGTTTCAGAAGtttgaggagttgatgggaaagtgAAAGAGTTGGAAGAGCCGTATGTGTGTCTGCACCATGAGGCAACTCGTGGCAGAGATGAAACGTCTATACATGGAACCCTACAATaatgtagttttatgaacatacccctattaaataatattaaaaaaattaattttagtaatattatattaaaatataataaaaaattttaaaaaaataaaaaatacttttttcttcttcttcttcttcaaaacatTAGCAACAATAATACCCAATTTTCTCTATAAAGAACCTCAAATACATTTTTTCACCACTtctctcctttaattttttccatattcctccattaacaccaccaaaAAATAACCACTAAGacactaaattaaaaattttcctccattaaaTATCTATTTGTTAAAGAAACACGAATCGAAATCACCCATTTTCCTCTATTAAACACTCATTTTTCCTCAATTGTTAATATTAGCaagagaaataaaacaaaagaaagttcttagacccatttattaaaaaaatgagatagtttcagtttcaaaaaTGGGATAATTTGAATGAAAATTATTCAGTGAAAACTATTCAGAGGAAAATATTAACAagaaaattctaagaaaattttCCTCTATTAAACACccatttttcctccattaaacaCCCAGTCAAATTTCTTAGATCCATTTGTTAAAGAAACACCCAACATAATTTTTTCCTCACCTTTCTTAAATTCATTTGTTTGAACAAATTGataattaattgaattttttaaatgagTTGAGTTTTCCGGNNNNNNNNNNNNNNNNNNNNNNNNNNNNNNNNNNNNNNNNNNNNNNNNNNNNNNNNNNNNNNNNNNNNNNNNNNNNNNNNNNNNNNNNNNNNNNNNNNNNAGTGTGTGTGCAGGTTTGGGGGTGGACGGGAGGGGGGCAGGGGAGGGATAGGACTGGGGGTTAcgaagaagatggaaaatgggGGGNNNNNNNNNNNNNNNNNNNNNNNNNNNNNNNNNNNNNNNNNNNNNNNNNNNNNNNNNNNNNNNNNNNNNNNNNNNNNNNNNNNNNNNNNNNNNNNNNNNNNNNNNNNNNNNNNNNNNNNNNNNNNNNNNNNNNNNNNNNNNNNNNNNNNNNNNNNNNNNNNNNNNNNNNNNNNNNNNNNNNNNNNNNNNNNNNNNNNNNNNNNNNNNNNNNNNNNNNNNNNNNNNNNNNNNNNNNNNNNNNNNNNNNNNNNNNNNNNNNNNNNNNNNNNNNNNNNNNNNNNNNNNNNNNNNNNNNNNNNNNNNNNNNNNNNNNNNNNNNNNNNNNNNNNNNNNNNNNNNNNNNNNNNNNNNNNNNNNNNNNNNNNNNNNNNNNNNNNNNNNNNNNNNNNNNNNNNNNNNNNNNNNNNNNNNNNNNNNNNNNNNNNNNNNNNNNNNNNNNNNNNNNNNNNNNNNNNNNNNNNNNNNNNNNNNNNNNNNNNNNNNNNNNNNNNNNNNNNNNNNNNNNNNNNNNNNNNNNNNNNNNNNNNNNNNNNNNNNNNNNNNNNNNNNNNNNNNNNNNNNNNNNNNNNNNNNNNNNNNNNNNNNNNNNNNNNNNNNNNNNNNNNNNNNNNNNNNNNNNNNNNNNNNNNNNNNNNNNNNNNNNNNNNNNNNNNNNNNNNNNNNNNNNNNNNNNNNNNNNNNNNNNNNNNNNNNNNNNNNNNNNNNNNNNNNNNNNNNNNNNNNNNNNNNNNNNNNNNNNNNNNNNNNNNNNNNNNNNNNNNNNNNNNNNNNNNNNNNNNNNNNNNNNNNNNNNNNNNNNNNNNNNNNNNNNNNNNNNNNNNNNNNNNNNNNNNNNNNNNNNNNNNNNNNNNNNNNNNNNNNNNNNNNNNNNNNNNNNNNNNNNNNNNNNNNNNNNNNNNNNNNNNNNNNNNNNNNNNNNNNNNNNNNNNNNNNNNNNNNNNNNNNNNNNNNNNNNNNNNNNNNNNNNNNNNNNNNNNNNNNNNNNNNNNNNNNNNNNNNNNNNNNNNNNNNNNNNNNNNNNNNNNNNNNNNNNNNNNNNNNNNNNNNNNNNNNNNNNNNNNNNNNNNNNNNNNNNNNNNNNNNNNNNNNNNNNNNNNNNNNNNNNNNNNNNNNNNNNNNNNNNNNNNNNNNNNNNNNNNNNNNNNNNNNNNNNNNNNNNNNNNNNNNNNNNNNNNNNNNNNNNNNNNNNNNNNNNNNNNNNNNNNNNNNNNNNNNNNNNNNNNNNNNNNNNNNNNNNNNNNNNNNNNNNNNNNNNNNNNNNNNNNNNNNNNNNNNNNNNNNNNNNNNNNNNNNNNNNNNNNNNNNNNNNNNNNNNNNNNNNNNNNNNNNNNNNNNNNNNNNNNNNNNNNNNNNNNNNNNNNNNNNNNNNNNNNNNNNNNNNNNNNNNNNNNNNNNNNNNNNNNNNNNNNNNNNNNNNNNNNNNNNNNNNNNNNNNNNNNNNNNNNNNNNNNNNNNNNNNNNNNNNNNNNNNNNNNNNNNNNNNNNNNNNNNNNNNNNNNNNNNNNNNNNNNNNNNNNNNNNNNNNNNNNNNNNNNNNNNNNNNNNNNNNNNNNNNNNNNNNNNNNNNNNNNNNNNNNNNNNNNNNNNNNNNNNNNNNNNNNNNNNNNNNNNNNNNNNNNNNNNNNNNNNNNNNNNNNNNNNNNNNNNNNNNNNNNNNNNNNNNNNNNNNNNNNNNNNNNNNNNNNNNNNNNNNNNNNNNNNNNNNNNNNNNNNNNNNNNNNNNNNNNNNNNNNNNNNNNNNNNNNNNNNNNNNNNNNNNNNNNNNNNNNNNNNNNNNNNNNNNNNNNNNNNNNNNNNNNNNNNNNNNNNNNNNNNNNNNNNNNNNNNNNNNNNNNNNNNNNNNNNNNNNNNNNNNNNNNNNNNNNNNNNNNNNNNNNNNNNNNNNNNNNNNNNNNNNNNNNNNNNNNNNNNNNNNNNNNNNNNNNNNNNNNNNNNNNNNNNNNNNNNNNNNNNNNNNNNNNNNNNNNNNNNNNNNNNNNNNNNNNNNNNNNNNNNNNNNNNNNNNNNNNNNNNNNNNNNNNNNNNNNNNNNNNNNNNNNNNNNNNNNNNNNNNNNNNNNNNNNNNNNNNNNNNNNNNNNNNNNNNNNNNNNNNNNNNNNNNNNNNNNNNNNNNNNNNNNNNNNNNNNNNNNNNNNNNNNNNNNNNNNNNNNNNNNNNNNNNNNNNNNNNNNNNNNNNNNNNNNNNNNNNNNNNNNNNNNNNNNNNNNNNNNNNNNNNNNNNNNNNNNNNNNNNNNNNNNNNNNNNNNNNNNNNNNNNNNNNNNNNNNNNNNNNNNNNNNNNNNNNNNNNNNNNNNNNNNNNNNNNNNNNNNNNNNNNNNNNNNNNNNNNNNNNNNNNNNNNNNNNNNNNNNNNNNNNNNNNNNNNNNNNNNNNNNNNNNNNNNNNNNNNNNNNNNNNNNNNNNNNNNNNNNNNNNNNNNNNNNNNNNNNNNNNNNNNNNNNNNNNNNNNNNNNNNNNNNNNNNNNNNNNNNNNNNNNNNNNNNNNNNNNNNNNNNNNNNNNNNNNNNNNNNNNNNNNNNNNNNNNNNNNNNNNNNNNNNNNNNNNNNNNNNNNNNNNNNNNNNNNNNNNNNNNNNNNNNNNNNNNNNNNNNNNNNNNNNNNNNNNNNNNNNNNNNNNNNNNNNNNNNNNNNNNNNNNNNNNNNNNNNNNNNNNNNNNNNNNNNNNNNNNNNNNNNNNNNNNNNNNNNNNNNNNNNNNNNNNNNNNNNNNNNNNNNNNNNNNNNNNNNNNNNNNNNNNNNNNNNNNNNNNNNNNNNNNNNNNNNNNNNNNNNNNNNNNNNNNNNNNNNNNNNNNNNNNNNNNNNNNNNNNNNNNNNNNNNNNNNNNNNNNNNNNNNNNNNNNNNNNNNNNNNNNNNNNNNNNNNNNNNNNNNNNNNNNNNNNNNNNNNNNNNNNNNNNNNNNNNNNNNNNNNNNNNNNNNNNNNNNNNNNNNNNNNNNNNNNNNNNNNNNNNNNNNNNNNNNNNNNNNNNNNNNNNNNNNNNNNNNNNNNNNNNNNNNNNNAATTGAAAAGATCTTTTTTGTACCTATCAAAAACATAACTAGGgaccattttatcatttttcccTACTGTCCTAAACATACAAATAGGgaccattttatcatttttcccTACTGTCCTAAACATACAAATAGGGaccattttatcattttcttcttgaaGAGACAAATTAAAAGCTCTTAAGTAATCTGGAGTACCTATTGACAGCTTGAGAGAAGAGAGTTAACTCTTCAACAGAGCCATAAAGatcaaagatgtcatctatgacaTAAACAAAAGTGATGCATTTTGCTAGCTCAATTCTTCGTTGTGACATTCTTGGATCTGTTAGGACTGCCATTGGCCAAGTATACCATTTTAATGGTTGGTCTCTCAAAAGCTTCAATTCTTCAGCTAAACCAAGACTTCTCCACCACCTATATCATTAGAAATTGTAATTAATAAGTTAAACCGTTttaaaactttaatttatatatactgacaatataaaaaaaaattatacaatcgCTGGAAAAAGGAAATTTGAATCAATAGCTCCAATATTCTGAATAGTGAGAAAAGACTTTTCTTCGATCGTTACCTTCCAGGCCCTTGTGATCAGTGTTTTAAAATTGTTTGTAGCATGTAAATCGTCTTATTTTTTAGGTTACTAATTTAATTGTCTAGTAACATCAAATTAGCTTcatttgagttcaaattttataCATGGCGATAGTTAAAGAATTTTTACGTCAAGACTTTTAATACCTAAAAAGTACTAAAGATAAATTACCTAATATAATAGGTTAAAATAAACTAGGGGTCGTTTGGTGCGAGGTATAAGTTATAATAGTTTCGGGATAAAttgtggaattattttatctcatgtttggttgaTGACATAAGTTAGTCAAGGGATTACTTATTCCTCTATTTATGCCTTAGTGTTGGGATAAGTAATCCCATATGTATGGTGGATAACTAATCCTGAAATTAATTATCCCGGATAACTTATttccaaccaaacaacccctatatagtataaattcttttataaaattcTTTTATACTATCCGTATAAACAAGTTAAATGATTAATTTCAGGTAATCTGACAGTGTAAAACTCCTTTTACGTATATAGAGGTAAAGCCTAACTAATTTACCTCGAAACTTGAGcaagttcatgttgatgtatctCTTTTGTTATGGAGTACTCAATATTTGCCAATTCCTGTAAGGTACTTCTTCCCCATCCATTAATTCCTTTAAAGTTACCGATGAAGCTTTTGGCCTTGCAACTTGCTAAACTCTTGTGGTATGGATACTTCAATGTTTCTTTAATAAGTCTAGCTTGAACACATGAGTCATTATTTGTAAGACGTGCATTGAGGTGCTCACCACTGAAATTTGCAAGTTCATCAAGTATGTGTTCACCTTCTACACCAAGTTGTGCTGCTTCATATAGACCAATTAATCCACCGACATTTTGACTCAAGTTTACTCCAAATGTTCCATCatcattgttcttgaattttgtaaaTACATCTGCTCAAGACAATATAAGGTTATTATTAGATGGATAATTCATATTGAGGATTAACTTCTATATACAATGACAATTTATAAGATGaattgtttaaatttttgagcCTCTCAGGTAAAAAAATTATGCTGTTAGAGAAATGTAGTTTTCTCAAGTATGCCTTGAACGTCTGCACCTGCTGCATTGATTCGTTTACATGAGTCCAGCACATgagtttttagaagaaaaaaaattgctaaTGGGTTGTGGTAAAATTCGAACTCGGGACCTTTGACTGCTTTGATATCATGTTGGTCTGGGTAACAATcacatataaaaattaaaaatctcagAGAAAACACACCTCCATACTCCTTAACTAGTAGAGTATCATTTGAGATTATACTTATACTactctctccgtttaaaaaagaatgagctactttttttttagttcgtttctgatccctttccttttttttataatactttaattttaacttttcacatgacatgcttaggaccacaagattaaagggcattttgatacatttgacataactttaatttaagaccataagattcaaaaatttctttattttcttaaattttgtgtcaagtcaaagttggtcattcttttaattattttttaaacgaGTATAACTTATTCATTTGATAATTGTGAATTCTTGGATTTCACGTCAATCAACCAATTACCTGCTGGCACGTGGTATCCTTCTTGTCTCAAAAGTctgaaagaaagtgaaacatcatacggattttggtacttgacaaaaCAAGTACTATCCTCATACTCCTTTTGTAAAATTGAGTCAATCTCTTCTTGAAAGTGGTGCTCAATTCCCATACGTTGAAGGGCGTCAACTAAGGCAAGATTATCCAAACGATTACCATTTCTTTCTGTCCTTAGTGCATACTTTACATCATTCACAAGCTGTGCAAATTTGGTACTATTAAATCCATCCTGCATTAGTAAACATTTTCTTATATGAAAAAAACAAGAATGGGAACAGTAAATTGGCACCCCTTTGTCGGAAATTACATCGTATAAACAGATTAATATCTTTTTatgtacatataatatatattaaatgcattgtagatttttattcaaaacttgTATCACCTAACAATATTATTTGAATCGCTAGAAGCATGTGAAGTGTTTGACAAACTCAATAATAAAAGGCTCACAAGGGAACTGGAACCATGAAACAATAAAATTTTTTTCATCCCCTTGATTTCTTCAATATTTAtcttgtttatatattttaaattcctttACAGGAAATTTTAGCTCCTCTACTAAGCGCAACCCACACTTACTCACACAAGCACGGATTCACATTTTGAAAtacttaaaaccatgaattttggAGGATAAGGGTTGAGAAAGGTTATTGTTAGTGTACAGAAGTTAAAATCTTACGTGATTGTAGCTCGTTTGGCTACGTGAGGTTTCTTTGAGAGGATTTTCTTGAACAGTCCACTTGTTTGAGCTTCTGCATGAAACTTGAATACTTCTTCTTCCAATCTGGCCAGTACTAGTTTTAATGTGCATAGAGGGATATTCTGAAGGGGAGAAGGCTCTAATTATTGCCATGGAAGATAGTATTAATTTGCtctaagatatatattttgtggTATTTATTTGAATAGAAATTGCAATTCGaacccctctatttataataGTAGCTCGCTCGTCAATGTGGAAGGTGACGTATTAAAGTATACGTGAACTTTTTAGGAATAATTGCATAATGTTTATTGAGCTGAATAAAACTTTCACTCTTGTTATTAATTAtctaaactttttaaaaaaaaatcagccGGATACATtcacaaattcataaattttctgatacataattttaattatgtatctccttttgatttaattaatgtattatatatctcgactaaataattttagaaataaatatatctcagtaattaaaattatgtatctcaactttaaaattatatatttgttatgtATCCgaacaaaaataaagtaattaacgGTTACATGCTtaagttcaaaattatgtatctcaacttcagAATTATGTATTGggatgctaattatgtatccaaaattataaaatgaaagattatttgtaaattaacaaaaaaaatagggATAAAGAGTAATTAGGAggaaatttattgaaatttatgtaagttttacaACTTTTACTTGCACCGGCCTAATTTTACTTGTGAATTGGGTGCTTTTTGTATTTTAAGCAAATTCGGGGGCTCACTTAAAATTTagcaaataaattaaatatgttgaAAGGGAGGTTGAAATAACTATTAAAGTTGTTATCATATGATCAAAATATCACggattcaaatcatgaaaattattaaattttaagtgatgaaatgtgaatgaaaaattgggAAAAGTGAAATGTGTCTTCACTTTATGGAAAAACtgttctcccatattggtgggagaaataaatattttcatgcCTAAATATAGAACCACTACTCCATATTGTTAGTGAGGTAAGAAGAATACAAGTTTCGCATCGTCGCTCGCTCGGTTCGGCTTCAAATAAAGATCGAGGGactatctttttggataaaattcatttgaaacttgaagtattaatgaatttttttctccatttacAAATGCAAACAAGCATTTGTGATAAGCTCATTGAAGATACGCGATTATTCAGCTCACTGTTTGAATAACTAAAATTAAGCTAATGTGCGGGCGTATATGAATAACGATTGTTTTGTACGTATGTCGTATTTTGTACGACATGCGTCCGTATTTGGCTATAAATATCTTACTTTTTCTAGATATTAGTATGAAATTTTTAAGTGTAAAACTTTTCTTTCTTGgaaaaactctagtgtgatttgTTATCACTGAGTGTGTTCGAATTTCAATGAATTTGAGGTACCAGTATTCGGCTGAAGTGGTACATTTTAACCTAATGGGAATAATTTTCTTAGTGACACACTGTGAATTCAGTGGATTTGATTCTTAATTCTATCTTCATTACTTTTTTGTTGGTAAAGCAAAATTTAGTACTAATGCAATGGTTGAAGGTGATAATTTGATAGACAATGAATTTTGAAAGTCatagttgtcacacccctttttcgccaAAAGGAATCAGAGTAgaagggttttttcaattaaagtgacggttttgaaaagagattattttagatacagagtcgccacttgaaatcgAGTTAtgatgttccaagtcacctttttgaatccatagtcaaaagaaaatgactctatTTTTATTTGCGGAAAcagaagatcgggtaaggaattctgttgaccaaggggaaggtctGAGGCACCCCTCAAATCTCATGGTTCTaacacggtcgcttttattgacttatcttgactcaAACTATTTTGATTACTTATGTTAAAGCCTAAAATTTACCCATTTTTAATTATATCAAAATTCGactattatttcatattgcataAATCGGTGAAAGTTAAAATATTTgccaaatcaattttagaaaaaatatttaccaaggtgtatttatacatcCTTGTATTTTTAAATGTCTCGGAAAGATGTGTACGCCACATTCTTAATCGAAACAAATATATTAAATGCACTCAAAATTTGtttaacattaaaaaaatttatttaatttttataaattagtaacAATTATCTATTGGAAATGCTAATATTcctaaataatattaaatttaagataattaattaatttaataataaataattatatatatatatatatagatatatatatatatatatatatcaaatttcattattgataaagaataaacaaaataataaaaattaaaatacataaaacaaaaccaaataaatatatataacatccCAGATCCCTATTAACACAGTATTTTCAAAAGACAGAGAATAATGGAACAATACTGATGGCGTCAAAAGTGAAACGCGCAGATGGTATTATCGTCAGTTGAGAGTTGTCGCTTTTAACGAAAAGGGACGGGAAGAGTGTCTCCGGCGCTGATCAATGATGGGGAAGGGAGGAAGAAGGTTGGCTCCATCGAAAAAGAGGGGTGGAGCCGCGGTGGTGGTGGTATCAGCGTCTGGTGGCTGATCCATGACGAGGAAAAAAGAAAGGGGTAATGCGCCAGCATAAGGAGGAGAACGGCGGTACTACGTTGATGGGGACAGATCCGGTGAGTTCCGTCTAAAATTTGGCCGGAGTTGATAGTTTCCAGCGGTGGTGGTTGACGAAAAAGGGGGTTGTCATGACGACATGGAGGCGGCCCCGGATTTGATGGTTAACGCGTGGGGCATCACTGTTTTGGTGATGAGTTTTTCGGTGGTTCTCGGACGAGATTCCAAAGAGGGTTGACCCGAAAAGACCCATGTTGACTATTTTCTGGTGGATTGCTGATTAAATGGTTTTTCCGACAAGTTGATTTGCCGGATCCAACCACAGGGGTCGGAGTTTTACTAGAATGGAATAAATCCAAGCGATGGTGAATTTTTGAAGGATTCTCGGCGACAAACTCGCcagataattcaaataaaaaactggTTGTTTTTCTATTCTTCGATATCTTTGTTTTTCATTCACTTGTTGAATACCATCTTTCCCTCTTTCTGTTATGTACATGAATATGTCATAACAATGAAAATAAGAATGTATACTCACTGGAAAAAAATATGCGTATGTGT
Coding sequences:
- the LOC107845646 gene encoding (3S,6E)-nerolidol synthase 1 (The sequence of the model RefSeq protein was modified relative to this genomic sequence to represent the inferred CDS: added 248 bases not found in genome assembly) — its product is MAIIRAFSPSEYPSMHIKTSTGQIGRRSIQVSCRSSNKWTVQENPLKETSRSQTSYNHDGFNSTKFAQLVNDVKYALRTERNGNRLDNLALVDALQRMGIEHHFQEEIDSILQKEYEDSTCFVKYQNPYDVSLSFRLLRQEGYHVPADVFTKFKNNDDGTFGVNLSQNVGGLIGLYEAAQLGVEGEHILDELANFSGEHLNARLTNNDSCVQARLIKETLKYPYHKSLASCKAKSFIGNFKGINGWGRSTLQELANIEYSITKEIHQHELAQVSRWWRSLGLAEELKLLRDQPLKWYTWPMAVLTDPRMSQRRIELAKCITFVYVIDDIFDLYGSVEELTLFSQAVNRWELSAVMDLPEYMWSSYRALYDTINDIGDNIYKIYGQNPTQNLRNTWASLCNAFLKEAKWFASGVIPTADEYLKNGLVSSGV